ATCCTTCGAAGTCGTCGGTCCATAACCTGTTTGTttataagcttgaaccatagtTGACTATTCTGAATAGATTTCGTCTGTTAGATAACAACCCTGAGTGTACTGATAaccgttgatggtgaaattgCAATGCTACGCGATCccattcttaagatcttcaaacaataaggacttatataAAACGTTGAGATCGTTACTTGTACCGAGGAGTCCAAAAAAggcatgccaaaaccaacaatcataagtagatgatcgaagcttccaaaattacagttggttttggataatggcCCTTATATTGTCCTGCCCATTCAACCAGACACGCGTGCCACGTccagtgcatgcagtcaagacttcctagcattcctggaaacccctcttggtgttttctgcagttattctttgaacatcttcctgagtatGCTTTAttaaaaaggttggaccaaaatgctcaACTATTGTTTCacaaaacaatttgagatacctaaaggcggTTGCTTTCCCAACACGGATGTAATCATCCGTGGAATCCGCTGGTACCCCGTAACAGAGTATACGGAGGGCCGCAGTGACCTTTTTTTCGGGACTAAAGCCTTGTgcatgtcgtgcatcatactgataattaaataaaggttgtacctgaaaAAGCTCGGaaataatcctttgcgtcaagttgcggCCCATGCAGAATCGTCCCTGAAAATTTTCTTCGGAATAGACACAGTCATGATTAAAATAACCATGCATCATCTTTTCGTAGTAAAAATGTCGATTCCtccacgtccatcttctagtcgcaacttcatatagctctaaaggctttggtatgatcccggattgtaattgcaacataaaatttcgccTTCTTATATCTTGATTTGCATCTTCGTCTATTTGACGCAAAAACTCCATTcacatttcttcatcttcctcgtaCAACATTTCAGCCATCTccctatcttcatcagaagaatcaaaatcgGAATTCATGATTGAAAATCGAGAATatatgaaattaagaaaagattgatcggatgaaaGATTATTGTGAATTTGTGAGATCAAATTCGAGACGTACTTATAGAGGTAGAAACTAGCCGTTAAAATATTGTTGGCGGCGTTTTTGGTACAAACACTAGCGGTGTTACTCCACATGCTCGCGTTTTTACCAAATACGCCAGCGTCGGTGGTTCGATCGCCAGCGCCAGACGTCCGTCCTCGCGCTTAACTATCAATCGCCCACTTCTTCTCCATAGTGCAGAATCATAtttgaccatccacgtggctcaacaaacaaATTCATTTGAACAttaccataggaattgccctaagaTAGTGTGAAACTAACATTGATCCTAACCCTTTATCTTTTACcactcttatctttttctttttttaccttTTGTAATTTCtttgggaaaaatatcgtttggtcctttttcatgtgggcccatgtctgtttagtcctttgggaaaaTGCCTtaactgtttggtccataattattcaaaaatataaaaaagacaaaagtacccttccgtgttaatttttacttattttcttatagcagttcattcgtcaaaatgaactcctgttaatttctacttattttttcagaaaacatataaaccagagttcattccagaaatgaactccaaatgaactccatataaaaacctcaaaaaaccagagttcattccagaaatgaactccatataaaaacctaaaaaaaacaaagttcattcgagaaatgaactccatataaaaacctataaaaaaaagagttcatttcagaaatgaactccatataaaaacttaaaaaaacagagttcattccagaaatgaactccatataaaaacctaaaaaaacagaattcattccagaaatggactccatataaatcttcatcttcttcattatcttcatcgatttcatcttaagcagcaacaacaaaacacataaatcttcatcttcaaacaaCAGCTgcagatttctagggtttgacgagttcatcttcaacatcaacatatttctagggttcatcttcaacaacaaacacCAGCAGAGAATCATAtttgacgagttcatcttcaacaacacacaagttcatcgtcgtcttcatcagcaGATTTGAATTTGTCATCTTCAAACGccgtcttcatcttcaacagcaaacAAACACGAGTTCAGATCTAAAAAACCTTCAAACAAAcgtcgtcttcatcttcaacaacgacgagttcatcttcaacatctttaAAAGATGCAGTAGcaaatcaaaatcttcaaaaGAATTGTTTACATCTTCAAACAGTAGCAGaaagaaatataaaaaaaaaagagagagaaattatAGATCTaaaaatataggagagagaaagtaaatctgagaatgatttattctctcttactttttgactatatatatggtcctaatCTAAAAGGGTATTTAGgtcactacaagatgacaattacatcatccatatATTATGTCACTACAAGGATATTTATGTCACTACAAATGACTGAGTCAACTGGCTAGACTCTCTCtgatagggctgcacatgggtcgggttgggtcgggtttggcctcacccgtcacccaacccactgatggtgggtaacagaagttgtcacccgcaaccaacccaacattacaatgggtcgattttcacccgacccacattacggtgggttggatcgggtgggtggtgggttacccaccataaaatacaatgaacactacattaagaacccaattgaaataaaccaacccaaaatcaatcttaggaaacaaaaccctaattagtatttacaaattacaatgattcctagtcccacctttggttgttggtttactggtgacgatgttgattgattgttgctggtgatgctgtgatttgatttacaaagcgaagagaaaatgaaaaaataaactgagcctctgagactgccgttgaagggaactgattgaagactcttcagtgaagagaagctaccgatgattaggtttaggcattatatattaTCGCTTCAGTGGATGtggttcatctaggataggtaatctaatggttagcattaatttagaaatatttaggtgggtgggtgggttgggtcgggtgagggaagttgTTATCCACAGTCGACCCACCAtacgatgggttttgatgttgtgacccataaTCGACCCGCTCCTAAGTGGATTGGGTCGGGTGCGGGTAATTTCAGACGGGTGTGGGTTGggttggtgggttgagtcggttttgtgcagccctactctctgatatattattcctaggactacATGGTATTTCCTACAATTTTTTATCCACGGCCACGCAGCCactatttaaattctaaaatatacaaaagaatgttagaaacaaaaaaatgttcttttctttttcttttttcttttttcttttctcttttcgttTTTATTTCTTCAATGTCGATTTCCAAAGAGAATGTCTGTTGTTCTTTCTAAACATCAAAATACTCTTCTTCCAAGTTCCAAGCTCCAAGCTCCTTCTTTAATGGCCTCAGCACTATCTTTCCCAGGTTCCTAAACTTATTTCTTCCTTTTAAGTTGTTCTACTGTAATTTTCTGGATAttaaattttaaattattattattttgtttctgACTTCATTAATGGAAGACAGAGGAAATTTAGTACTTAAAAACCCAGTTCTAATTTCAATAAATCTACTTCTACTTATGATAATGTTATCATCATCTTCACTATGTTTTGTTCTTACTGAAGAAACTGAAGATTTTAATGGTAAAGACAGAGATTCACTTTTGAGTTTCAAATCTTCATTAGCTGATCCAAAACAGAGTTTATCAAACTGGGTTTCAGGGTTCAATAACTGGACTGGGATAACATGTGATAATCAAACTGGTAGAGTTATTTCTATTAAGTTAACTAACTTGAATTTATCAggacagataaaccctagtttatGTGACCTTTTAATGCTTGAAACCCTAGTTCTTTCTCAGAACAATTTCTCTGGGTTTATCCCAATTTGTTTCAGAAACTTGAAATTCTTGAAAATTTTAGATCTTGGTAACAATGGGTTTCAAGGGAATGTTCCTTTGGTGGAGTTAGCGAGTCTTCCATACTTGAAAGAGCTCATTTTGAAAGGGAATTCGGGTCTAAGTGGTTTGATTCCTGATAATTTTAGTGTTAGTAGTCTTGAGAAGATTGATTTTTCGTATAACTCGTTTCGAGGAGTGATTCCTGAGAGTTTGTTGCACTTGAAATCATTGAAGTATCTTGATCTTTCGGGTAATGGATTGTCTGGGATGCTGAATGAGTTTTATCAACCTTTGGTGGTTCTTAATCTAGCTTCGAATAGTTTGTCTGGAACTCTACCTTGCTTTTCGGCTTCTGTGGAGTCTCTTAATGTTCTTGATCTTTCGAATAATTCTATTATGGGAGGAATACCTACTTGCATTTCTTCGCTGAATGTGTTAACGCAGCTTAATCTGTCGTTCAATGAGTTGAAATATCGAGTTTCTCCAAGGTTTATTTTCTCTGATCAGCTACTAGTTTTGGATTTGAGTTATAATGAGATATCAGGTCCTATACCAAGTGTAATTTCTGAAACATCAGATAAGTCGGGGCTTGTTCTGCTTGATCTTTCGCACAATCAGTTCTCGGGTGAAATTCCTTTGGGGATTACAGAGTTGAAGAACTTGCAAGGGCTGATTCTTTCTCATAATCGTCTTAGTGGAGAAATTCCTGCAAGAATTGGAAACTTAACTTATCTTCAAGCCATTGATCTTTCGTACAATTGGTTGTCTGGTTCTATTCCACTGAACATTGTTGGTTGTTTTCAGTTATTGCAATTGAAGCTTAATAATAACAATCTCTCCGGGGTAATTCAACCTGAGCTGGATGCATTGGACAGCTTGAAGATTTTTGATATCAGTGACAACAGATTCTCTGGTGAAATTCCTCTTACTTTAGCTGGTTGTAAGTCGCTTGAAATCGTTGATCTTAGCTCGAATAATCTTGGAGGAGAGATTAATGAAGCAATCGTCAAATGGGTTAACCTCAAGTCTCTGTCATTGTCTGGTAACAACTTCCATGGAGCTTTACCAAACTGGTTgttttcatttgagcaaatacaTTCAATTGATCTTTCGGGCAACAATTTCTCGGGACTCATACCAGATGGAGATTTCAATATCAGCTCAAGTTTGAATCGCAGGGGACTCAGCAGCAACAACTTAAGACAATCATCAGCCACAAGAGATTCTGCAATAAGGGTGACCCTTGGTCTGCTAGGAAAGAATGAAATGAGTTTTGGTTACACTCTGTTATCTCCTGTTGGAATCGATTTATCAGTGAACTCTTTAAAGGGGGAGATTCCAGAAGGGCTTTTTGGATTACAAGGAGTAGAAATCTTAAATCTTTCGTACAATTTTCTCGCCGGTCAGATTCCTATCAGTTTAGTGAAGATGTGGAGTTTAACGTCATTGGATTTGTCACATAATTCACTATCAGGTCAAATTCCAACCAACATTTCAGGCCTTCAAGAGCTGACGTTCTTAAATCTTTCTTACAATTGTTTGTCCGGGTTTGTGCCTGGAGAACAGAAATTTTGGAGGTTTCCTGAAGCTTTTGCAGGGAATCCAGATTTATGCGTGGAAGTGGTTTCAGGGGAAGGTTGTCATCAAATGAAGTCGTCATTGCCTCCAGGGGAAGATATATTTGCAGATGATGGAGGAGGAGTGATTTCAGTTTGGGCCTTCTGGATAAGTGCTGTGGTTAGTTTCTATGTTGGTGTTGTTGCACTCTTTTGTTTCCCTCCTGCCAGGCATTACATTTTACGGCCCATGAAGTCGCTTCATTGACTGAAATAACCTACTAATATCTGGCCGTCGTAGGCTGAGCCTTTTGATGCTGTAATGTTTTAACTTATTGTAATCTGTAGATGAGATTTTCACTGTAAAATAAATACTAGAGCTAGATTGATATAATTACCACAGGACATCATCATCTGTAGTTCAAAAATTGAAGTTCATTGTGATGTTGATTCTCGCACCGCATATTATGCATGTAAACTTGTGAGGTGGGCATTGTAGAAGACAGGCGGAATGGACTGAGCCTGAGAGATTGTAACTTCTATGATCAATTATGCAACCACAGCGCAGAACATCACATTTTCAGCATAATTACATCCTAGTGGAAGGCCAACCGAAACCGCACtgcatattttcttttctttttaaagttttaaaatttaatgAAGAGTATacaattattaatttatttttctaaattttttaAAGATTAAAAATATTATTCTAAGTTACTTCACACTTAAATTACATTTACATATGCTTTTGTTAAATGGGCTACTAAACAATATTTCTAAAACATGACCCTATGAAAATTGTTTTTCTTGATCCTTTTCTGCATATATTCTAAAAATCTTTACTTAAATTGGACTTAAGTGACCTCTTGCAATGTGTGGCCAAAAATGGCAGTTTGTCCGCCCACGGCCATGGTAGTCATTGATATTGAATTGGCCCATCTAAGCTTCCCGAAGCGAACTGCAGAAGTAGAAAATAACAAACAATTGCTAGTTTTATTGCTTCAGAAAAGGTTAGAAACTTGAACAAATGACTGACTCAGCTTTTCAGCGAGGCTCATTCAattgatgaagaaaattaaaaataGTAAATTTGGTCCTAAATTGGCATTTGAGAAGGAGGCTTATCATAAGCCAAAATGCCATAAAAATGTTATTCGTGAAAAGGTCCAAAGATGATTTCTTTCTAACGCATTTTCGTATCTGTAGTTCTACAGTTGCTCTCCCATGGTGGTAATGATAAATGAGACAGAACGGAATCAGTAACTGCGGTCTTACCTGGCTAACAATGGGGTCCTTCGAGGTAGTGAATTCATGGGtcataccttcccagacaatttTTCCCTTGTGAAGAAATATCAACCTATACCACAATTGGCATCAAAAAAAGAATGAAGGAAACTGAATGTAAGAGAGCAAAAGTTAAGGAAGCTATGTTTGTATACCTGTCAACAGCTCTTCTTATGGTGCTATGCTGATGAGTAACAACAATATAAGATGCAATATTCCCAGGTTTTTCAACCGCATCATCACCTTTGAAGTGAACAGATCGTataagatcttcaacaacagttgATGCTATTGGATCCAGCCCTGCGGTAGGTTCATCGTACAGAAGAACCTGGTCACGAGGAATTGGTTCTAGTCATTAAAATGGATTATATAACATTGGGAAGAAGCCTATcgtagttttatatctcaataACTTACAGAGGAAAATTACAATGAACATGGCAGATATTGCTTATAACCTCGTGATAAATAATCCCAATTCCATCAAAAATATTTCTCTTCTTTAATTTTCTTACAGAAACTAAGGTTTCCTTTTAGTATTATTCATGTAACACTAGACTTGGAAAGAACAATCTGGACCAAGTTATGCACCTATATGATGTCAGATTCTCGTTCACACTATGTTTCTACACAATTATGGATGCATCTCTCCAGAAATCAGGTCTAATCTGATTGGTTAATGGTTCCCAATTGGTATCTTTTTTCATGTCGTTGCTGCTGAGACTCCTAACACTATATGGTATATGCTAACACAAGAAAAGAAGTCCTAACGGACACGTTTTACACTACTAGTGCACTAAAAAAACTATCCAAAGGAATAGTTGTAGTTCTAATGATATCAACATCAACATTGTCTTCCCAAACTCTTTTCAAGACCTTCTTCACGATTGAACCAACAATCAACATCGTCTATCAGATATTCATACAGAAACTCCTACCAGCAGCATGTTCCTGGAACATCTGACTCGAGAGAAATAGAACTCTAAACGCACTTCAAGACACAAAAAGGAATGAAGATAAGGTGATAAGGCCAGAAAAAATGTAACACTTAATTGACATTCAATCCAATAAAAGTTCAAGCATCAGAACTGGAGCAAGACACGAAAAACTGGAGTTGTTTACTACTCCATTATAATGGTGGACCTTTTGTTCTAAGTCTCGGAAGAAAGATTGTAGCCATCTCATTCTCATATTCTAACTCTGTTTCTACCCACCTTAGAGCCATCCATAAGTGAAAACACATGAACTTACCACTAAAGGTAAGACACTAACACTACATTAATTTACATATAAAGCAACTTCGTATTTGCATGACCGAGTATTATGCTCGGTTCTATAGACCTCACGTCCCATACCATCATATTTTCGTAACAAAGAAAATAACTTAACAGCTATGTATAGGATATACCTCTGGTTCTACAGACTCCGACGTGTTATCAAAGATTATAGACCGCGCTAAAGCTACCCGTTTCTTCATTCCACCAGATAACTCAGAAGGCATCCGTTCCTCAACTCCCTGTGTATCAACAGgttaaaaattcaacattttctgaAACCATGAAACTAAGGATAATGTTGTGGATAATAAGCTAAAATTCAACTAAATACTTTTACCTTCAAACCAACGGCAGCTAAATTTTCTGTTACAAGTTCTGATATTTGATCCTCGGACATATCAGAGTTTTCATACCTTAGAAACACAACAAAAGACATTGAAAGTTGAGCATTACTGTGTTTATCTAGAGTAGTCAACTCAAAAGAAGAACATCATTGAAACTAATGAAGAAACATTTAGATGTTCTCTTACAGAAGGAAACCAACATTTTCACGAACTGTCAAGGAATCAAACAGTGCGGCACTTTGAAATACCTGCATGTTATAGGGAGAGAAAAGAAACACACACTAAAAGACTTGATATGGGCTCCTAAAAAGATGAAACACGCACCAATAGCAATGTCAAAGTTACAGGAAAAGAACATACCAAACCTATGCGGAGTCCTGACATAtcatcatcacttatcaaaccACGTCTCTTTCTTCCACGAATGTAAACCTCTCCCTGCCAAATAGTAGATATATTCAGAAAATCCAGATGGTTAATAAACTAAAAGTATCAAGGATAAATAGATGATCCCAACGAAAGAAATGGAATCAGATTTTACACCTTATCTGGAGCAAGAAGCCCTGCTATAATCTTCAGGACAGTAGACTTCCCAGTACCAGAAGGCCCAATAATTCCAACAGCTTCCCCATGTCTAATCTGTACAACGTGATTTTGATATCCAATACAAGCTAATCAGTCAAAGAGGAGGGATCCGAGACCAGTATACTTTGAACCAACAATTAAATCTTTCTAAATATTCAAGTAAGTGCTGAGGGAATACAACACATTAGCTTACATACTTTGTAAAGAATTGCAAGATCCGGTAAATAACAGTATTTCATGTAAGCACATGAAAATTGGTCAACAAACTAGCATCAAAAATAATCCAGAGCGACTGAGCTAATCACTCAAGAGTTAGTCTAACATATGAGGGAATAGGTTATCAAGGTCAATGATGCCATCATTAAAGATCTGACAACACAATATATCAAACGAGTTCCGATCTCTAAATTTCACTTTTACGTAACGTTCTAGAAGGATGGTTCAAGATTTCAACGTTGCAATTGTGACATTTCATCAATGGAGCTAACATGGTTTAGTTGAATAACAAAAGCAAAGATGTTTGAACTCAATTTTTTTCACATTCATAAAAATGACAGTAGCAATAGAAACATTAATACAAAAATTTAACCCAAATTCGCCAAACTAATGAGAAACCACTCACCTTAAAGCTGACACCATTCAAGATATGCTTCTCACCAAATGACTTATAAACATCTCTACATTCAATGAGGACATCAGAATCATCCTCCACCTCTCTACCCACGTTCAAATTCTCTTGGTCAGCAGCATCctagcaaaaggcaatcaattaagcAAAAGAGAACATCAATTCATCATTTCAAAACACATAATTGTTCACCAAATCATGGAAAAACATCCTTAAACATGTGTAATCACACTAAAACTGCACAATTACACTGAAATTGAAGTAAATGATTTGGGGTTTTCTTTTACTGAACTTACATTGAACTTCAGTCCTGAAATTCCATCTCCAACATTTCTAGGTGGTGCAGAACAGCAACAAAAAATCCTTTTCTCACtagaaaaagaagacgaagaagaagaagaacagcccAATTTATTTCTACTGGGAACAACAATTCTACAAGAACCAGAAGAATTCTGAACCCCAGCCAAAGTAGGAAACACTGAATTTGATATAGAAACCATATTTGCTGCCATTTTTACCCCAAGGGATCCCGAAAAGG
This genomic stretch from Papaver somniferum cultivar HN1 chromosome 5, ASM357369v1, whole genome shotgun sequence harbors:
- the LOC113284009 gene encoding protein TRIGALACTOSYLDIACYLGLYCEROL 3, chloroplastic-like, with protein sequence MAANMVSISNSVFPTLAGVQNSSGSCRIVVPSRNKLGCSSSSSSSFSSEKRIFCCCSAPPRNVGDGISGLKFNDAADQENLNVGREVEDDSDVLIECRDVYKSFGEKHILNGVSFKIRHGEAVGIIGPSGTGKSTVLKIIAGLLAPDKGEVYIRGRKRRGLISDDDMSGLRIGLVFQSAALFDSLTVRENVGFLLYENSDMSEDQISELVTENLAAVGLKGVEERMPSELSGGMKKRVALARSIIFDNTSESVEPEVLLYDEPTAGLDPIASTVVEDLIRSVHFKGDDAVEKPGNIASYIVVTHQHSTIRRAVDRLIFLHKGKIVWEGMTHEFTTSKDPIVSQFASGSLDGPIQYQ
- the LOC113284008 gene encoding receptor-like protein CLAVATA2, producing MEDRGNLVLKNPVLISINLLLLMIMLSSSSLCFVLTEETEDFNGKDRDSLLSFKSSLADPKQSLSNWVSGFNNWTGITCDNQTGRVISIKLTNLNLSGQINPSLCDLLMLETLVLSQNNFSGFIPICFRNLKFLKILDLGNNGFQGNVPLVELASLPYLKELILKGNSGLSGLIPDNFSVSSLEKIDFSYNSFRGVIPESLLHLKSLKYLDLSGNGLSGMLNEFYQPLVVLNLASNSLSGTLPCFSASVESLNVLDLSNNSIMGGIPTCISSLNVLTQLNLSFNELKYRVSPRFIFSDQLLVLDLSYNEISGPIPSVISETSDKSGLVLLDLSHNQFSGEIPLGITELKNLQGLILSHNRLSGEIPARIGNLTYLQAIDLSYNWLSGSIPLNIVGCFQLLQLKLNNNNLSGVIQPELDALDSLKIFDISDNRFSGEIPLTLAGCKSLEIVDLSSNNLGGEINEAIVKWVNLKSLSLSGNNFHGALPNWLFSFEQIHSIDLSGNNFSGLIPDGDFNISSSLNRRGLSSNNLRQSSATRDSAIRVTLGLLGKNEMSFGYTLLSPVGIDLSVNSLKGEIPEGLFGLQGVEILNLSYNFLAGQIPISLVKMWSLTSLDLSHNSLSGQIPTNISGLQELTFLNLSYNCLSGFVPGEQKFWRFPEAFAGNPDLCVEVVSGEGCHQMKSSLPPGEDIFADDGGGVISVWAFWISAVVSFYVGVVALFCFPPARHYILRPMKSLH